In one window of Rathayibacter caricis DSM 15933 DNA:
- the araA gene encoding L-arabinose isomerase, producing MSVYQSIIPDLATRTVWFLTGSQDLYGEDTLRQVAEQSQAVVAELNAASAIPVTIEWKPVLKSSDAIRRTMIEANADDSVVGVITWMHTFSPSKMWIHGFDALAKPLLHFHTQANVALPWQDIDFDFMNLNQAAHGDREHGYILSRMSVPRKTVVGHASDARVTESIGIWSRAAAGWAASQSMKVARFGDNMRNVAVTEGDKTEAEIRLGVSVNTWGVNELVERVDAATPEQIDALVAEYVESYDVVAELLPGGERHESLRYGAAVEIGLRSFLEEGGFEAFTDSFEDLGGLRQLPGLAVQRLMADGYGFGGEGDWKTAVLIRIAAVMGAGLPGGTSLMEDYTYDMTPGEELILGAHMLEVSPSLSSKRATLEIHPLGIGGREDPVRLVFTADAGPAVVVALSDVRERFRLVANAVQNVEPPQTLPHLPVGRAVWQPAPDFSTSAAAWITAGAAHHTVMTTQIGVEAWEDFARIAGVELLVIDEGTTLRGFENELRANAAYYRLSQGL from the coding sequence TCCTGACCGGCAGCCAGGACCTCTACGGCGAGGACACCCTCCGCCAGGTCGCCGAGCAGTCGCAGGCCGTCGTCGCCGAGCTCAACGCGGCGAGCGCGATCCCCGTCACCATCGAGTGGAAGCCGGTGCTGAAGAGCTCCGACGCGATCCGCCGCACCATGATCGAGGCCAACGCGGACGACTCCGTCGTGGGCGTCATCACCTGGATGCACACCTTCAGCCCCTCGAAGATGTGGATCCACGGCTTCGACGCGCTCGCGAAGCCGCTGCTGCACTTCCACACCCAGGCGAACGTCGCCCTGCCGTGGCAGGACATCGACTTCGACTTCATGAACCTCAACCAGGCCGCGCACGGCGACCGCGAGCACGGCTACATCCTCAGCCGGATGAGCGTGCCGCGGAAGACCGTCGTCGGCCACGCCAGCGACGCCCGCGTGACGGAGTCGATCGGCATCTGGTCGCGCGCCGCGGCCGGCTGGGCCGCCTCGCAGAGCATGAAGGTCGCCCGCTTCGGCGACAACATGCGCAACGTCGCCGTCACCGAGGGCGACAAGACCGAGGCCGAGATCCGCCTCGGCGTCAGCGTCAACACCTGGGGCGTCAACGAGCTCGTCGAGCGCGTCGACGCGGCGACCCCCGAGCAGATCGACGCCCTCGTCGCCGAGTACGTCGAGAGCTACGACGTGGTCGCCGAGCTGCTCCCCGGCGGCGAGCGCCACGAGTCGCTCCGCTACGGCGCGGCGGTCGAGATCGGCCTCCGCTCGTTCCTCGAGGAGGGCGGCTTCGAGGCGTTCACCGACAGCTTCGAGGACCTCGGCGGACTCCGCCAGCTCCCCGGACTCGCGGTGCAGCGCCTGATGGCCGACGGCTACGGCTTCGGCGGAGAGGGCGACTGGAAGACGGCCGTCCTCATCCGCATCGCCGCCGTCATGGGCGCCGGCCTCCCCGGCGGCACCAGCCTCATGGAGGACTACACCTACGACATGACGCCCGGCGAGGAGCTGATCCTCGGCGCGCACATGCTCGAGGTCTCGCCGTCGCTCTCGTCGAAGCGCGCCACGCTCGAGATCCACCCGCTGGGCATCGGCGGCCGCGAGGACCCGGTGCGCCTGGTCTTCACCGCGGATGCGGGACCCGCCGTCGTCGTCGCGCTGAGCGACGTGCGCGAGCGCTTCCGCCTCGTCGCCAACGCCGTGCAGAACGTCGAGCCGCCGCAGACCCTGCCGCACCTCCCGGTCGGCCGTGCCGTCTGGCAGCCGGCTCCGGACTTCAGCACCAGCGCCGCCGCGTGGATCACCGCGGGAGCGGCGCACCACACGGTCATGACGACGCAGATCGGCGTGGAGGCGTGGGAGGACTTCGCCCGCATCGCCGGCGTCGAGCTGCTCGTCATCGACGAGGGCACCACGCTCCGCGGCTTCGAGAACGAGCTGCGCGCGAACGCGGCGTACTACCGCCTGTCGCAGGGGCTGTAA
- a CDS encoding putative Ig domain-containing protein, giving the protein MTTTLALLAGTTAPLVAAAGPAVAAPTANGVAAWGVFRSAEVTAPAGLTDVIAIAAGGGHNLAVRGDGTVTAWGGNDYEQATVPAGLTGVTAIAAGGGHNLALRGDGTVTAWGDNDSGQATVPAGLTDVIAVAAGGGHSLAVKDDGTVTAWGDNDSGQATVPAGLTGVTALAAGDRHSLALRDDGTVTAWGDDYYGRATVPAELTGVTTIAAGGSHSLAVRDDGTVTAWGNDSDGQSTVPVGLTDTTAVSAGRYHSLALRSDGTVAAWGYNGAGQVTVPAGLTGVTAIAAGGTQSLAVGARPAFTADAPPRTATIDAPLSYTFTVTGSTSRFELTSGTLPAGLTLTPEGVLSGTPTAAIGVPVRYLGLTASVACATSRIAQRSSPRSWSASALVWHRPTPRSPASPDRAGPPSPPAGNALVGRSTSDRDDAIDLFELRLEATRRSVVHDALARWAWSGLDADVAFHLQPKLLGDREHVVLFHYTITGLILDQLTVALDPATAPSTTIDRLVDGVLPES; this is encoded by the coding sequence GTGACCACGACTCTCGCGCTCCTCGCCGGCACCACAGCTCCCCTCGTGGCGGCGGCCGGACCGGCCGTCGCGGCTCCCACGGCGAACGGGGTCGCCGCGTGGGGCGTCTTCCGCTCCGCGGAGGTCACCGCACCGGCCGGACTCACCGACGTCATCGCCATCGCCGCAGGCGGCGGCCACAACCTCGCGGTGCGCGGAGACGGGACCGTCACCGCCTGGGGCGGGAACGACTACGAGCAGGCCACCGTGCCGGCCGGGCTCACCGGTGTCACCGCCATCGCCGCCGGCGGCGGCCACAACCTCGCATTGCGCGGAGACGGGACCGTCACCGCCTGGGGTGACAACGACTCCGGGCAGGCCACCGTGCCGGCCGGACTGACCGACGTCATCGCCGTCGCCGCCGGCGGCGGCCACAGCCTCGCGGTGAAGGACGACGGGACCGTCACCGCCTGGGGTGACAACGACTCCGGACAGGCCACCGTGCCGGCCGGACTCACCGGCGTCACCGCTCTCGCCGCAGGCGACCGCCACAGCCTCGCACTGCGGGACGACGGCACCGTCACCGCCTGGGGTGACGACTACTACGGGCGGGCCACCGTGCCTGCTGAACTCACCGGCGTCACGACCATCGCCGCCGGCGGCAGCCACAGCCTCGCGGTGAGGGACGACGGAACCGTCACCGCCTGGGGCAACGACAGTGACGGGCAGAGCACCGTGCCGGTCGGACTCACCGACACGACCGCCGTCTCCGCCGGCCGCTACCACAGCCTCGCGTTGCGCAGCGACGGCACGGTCGCCGCGTGGGGCTACAACGGGGCCGGGCAGGTCACCGTGCCGGCGGGACTCACCGGCGTCACCGCCATCGCCGCGGGCGGCACGCAGAGCCTCGCGGTCGGCGCACGGCCCGCCTTCACGGCCGACGCGCCGCCGAGGACCGCGACCATCGATGCGCCCCTCTCCTACACCTTCACCGTCACCGGCAGCACCTCGAGGTTCGAGCTCACGTCCGGGACCCTGCCGGCCGGTCTGACACTCACCCCCGAAGGAGTGCTCTCCGGCACCCCCACCGCCGCGATCGGCGTGCCCGTCCGGTACCTCGGCCTGACCGCGAGCGTCGCGTGCGCTACTTCCCGGATCGCGCAGCGATCATCGCCGCGATCCTGGAGCGCATCGGCGCTCGTCTGGCACCGTCCGACTCCGAGGAGCCCGGCGTCACCGGATCGGGCAGGGCCGCCTTCGCCTCCTGCAGGGAACGCCCTCGTCGGCCGATCGACGTCCGACCGGGATGATGCGATCGATCTGTTCGAGCTGCGCCTGGAAGCCACCCGCAGATCCGTGGTGCACGACGCCCTCGCGCGATGGGCCTGGTCAGGGCTCGACGCCGACGTCGCCTTCCACCTCCAGCCAAAGCTTCTCGGCGACCGCGAGCACGTGGTCCTGTTCCACTACACGATCACCGGCCTGATCCTCGATCAGCTGACCGTTGCGCTCGATCCGGCGACCGCGCCGTCGACCACGATCGACCGGCTCGTGGACGGGGTCCTCCCCGAGAGCTGA
- a CDS encoding VanZ family protein: MLSTLLVTAPWLAFAVLVGVIVIAPFAGRVLIARPRATAALLSAALVAVAVLTLYPESGRTAPEVACAVEWPTLIPTAVESMANILLFVPVAFLAAVRWRRPVAAIIGASALSAVIEFVQAVVPAIGRACDTSDGITNTLGAVVGGLLAHVVLSWRRRPARLPGKR; this comes from the coding sequence ATGCTCTCGACCCTGCTCGTCACTGCACCATGGCTCGCGTTCGCCGTCCTCGTCGGCGTGATCGTGATCGCACCCTTCGCGGGTCGAGTGCTCATCGCGCGGCCTCGGGCGACCGCCGCGCTGCTCTCCGCGGCGCTCGTCGCCGTGGCAGTGCTGACGCTCTACCCGGAGAGCGGCCGAACCGCACCGGAGGTCGCCTGCGCGGTCGAGTGGCCGACTCTCATACCGACCGCCGTGGAGTCGATGGCGAACATCCTGCTGTTCGTGCCGGTCGCGTTCCTCGCAGCAGTGCGCTGGCGGCGACCGGTGGCGGCGATCATCGGAGCGAGCGCGCTGTCCGCGGTCATCGAGTTCGTCCAGGCCGTGGTGCCGGCCATCGGCCGCGCCTGCGACACGAGCGACGGGATCACGAACACCCTCGGCGCTGTCGTGGGCGGCCTACTGGCCCACGTCGTGCTCTCCTGGCGACGACGACCCGCTCGCCTTCCGGGGAAGCGCTAG